Proteins from a genomic interval of Rubinisphaera italica:
- a CDS encoding 6-pyruvoyl trahydropterin synthase family protein: MSDTSYRVRVTKDHLVFSAAHFITFNGNICERLHGHNWRVAVEVTGGLDENRYVFDFIALRDATQAIVNELDHRMLLPTGHPTISVTVDDEREEVEARFETRRWVFPKEDCIILPVPNTTAEEIAHWIATRLVDDVIKKHRHELKSIRVDVEENFGQWAQCELSLD, encoded by the coding sequence ATGTCCGATACCTCCTATCGAGTTCGAGTGACCAAAGATCATCTCGTATTCAGTGCCGCTCACTTCATTACTTTCAATGGCAACATCTGCGAACGACTTCATGGCCACAACTGGCGGGTAGCCGTCGAAGTGACGGGGGGACTGGACGAGAATCGTTACGTGTTCGACTTCATCGCCTTACGCGATGCAACCCAGGCGATTGTGAATGAGCTTGATCACCGTATGCTGCTACCGACAGGTCATCCGACGATTTCCGTTACCGTCGATGATGAACGCGAAGAAGTCGAAGCACGATTTGAAACCCGACGTTGGGTTTTTCCCAAAGAAGACTGCATCATTCTTCCGGTCCCAAATACGACAGCTGAAGAGATTGCCCACTGGATTGCAACTCGTCTGGTTGATGACGTCATAAAAAAACATCGGCACGAACTGAAAAGTATTCGTGTCGATGTCGAAGAAAACTTTGGCCAATGGGCCCAGTGTGAACTCTCACTTGATTGA
- a CDS encoding response regulator: MKTVFTTGEAAKICKVSQQTIIRCFDSGQLKGFRVPGSKFRRIPRDVLFKFMRENGIPTDALESGKRKALVVDDDQELVELIRDVLDADGRFEVRVANNGFDAGMMVKEYHPDVIVLDVMLPDINGKEVCQRVRSDSSMDDVRIICISGMVERDKIEELKAAGANDFMQKPFEVDVLMNRICKLLDVEPVGV, from the coding sequence ATGAAGACGGTATTTACAACGGGCGAAGCAGCCAAAATTTGCAAGGTCAGTCAGCAAACGATCATCCGCTGCTTCGATTCAGGACAATTGAAGGGATTCCGCGTTCCCGGCTCGAAATTTCGTCGCATTCCACGCGATGTTCTCTTCAAGTTCATGCGTGAAAACGGCATCCCGACCGACGCTCTCGAAAGTGGAAAACGCAAGGCGCTAGTTGTCGATGATGACCAGGAACTGGTCGAACTGATTCGCGACGTTCTCGATGCGGATGGACGTTTCGAAGTCCGCGTCGCCAACAACGGGTTCGATGCTGGTATGATGGTCAAAGAGTACCATCCTGATGTCATCGTTCTCGATGTGATGTTGCCAGATATTAACGGCAAAGAAGTCTGTCAGAGGGTCCGCAGCGATTCCAGCATGGATGATGTCCGCATCATCTGCATCAGCGGAATGGTCGAGCGGGACAAAATTGAAGAACTCAAAGCAGCCGGTGCCAACGATTTTATGCAGAAGCCTTTCGAGGTCGATGTGTTAATGAATCGCATCTGCAAACTGCTCGATGTGGAACCTGTCGGGGTTTAA
- a CDS encoding branched-chain amino acid aminotransferase, translating into MTQLINNLYNDEAGFIVSAELVLVATIAVLGMVVGLSEVAFNVNQELEDVGSAFGSINQNFHYNGTAGHKGGIAGSKYNDEWDQCDDSCDVSCDVAPTGESY; encoded by the coding sequence ATGACTCAACTCATCAACAACTTGTACAACGACGAAGCTGGTTTCATTGTTTCTGCTGAACTCGTTCTGGTTGCCACTATTGCCGTGCTCGGAATGGTTGTCGGACTTTCAGAAGTCGCTTTCAACGTGAACCAGGAACTCGAAGACGTCGGATCAGCCTTTGGCTCGATCAATCAGAACTTCCACTACAACGGAACAGCTGGTCACAAAGGCGGAATCGCCGGTAGCAAATACAACGACGAGTGGGATCAATGCGACGATTCCTGCGACGTAAGCTGCGATGTCGCTCCAACTGGCGAAAGCTACTAA
- a CDS encoding S41 family peptidase translates to MRNSATTAWLICLCVSLTVIWGKATHGDEQDDTYELMRLFVDTFEEIDENYVKDIDRRDLIEAAVQGMLAKLDPYSNYISPEDLSAFEQDVQQEFGGIGIQVHFDQDHREIVVMTPLPGTPAYKAGVRAGDRIISIEGQTVAEFEVGKELATAVKLLKGPAGKKVTITVRHETTDDDGTAEEIAENSEELPEDQKVEVKSTIEKLEIERDVIKVATVMGDRYNPDGTWNFMLDDASKIGYIRLSHFSRNSTSELLAALKQLEKEGMKGLVLDLRWNPGGLLTSATEISDLFIESGKIVSTKGRNTQERTWRAKKRGTFSDFPMAILINRFSASASEIVSACLQDHDRAIIVGERSWGKGSVQNVIELEDGNSALKLTTASYHRPSGKNIHRFPKAKPEDEWGVMPDEGEKVEFTTKQMIEYRKFRSERDVLSNEAPPESEFVDTQLDKALEYVQSAMSGEVKKQEAKEETEQVEPEEESKKAAFIPRSFFVVPAQTVL, encoded by the coding sequence ATGCGGAATTCCGCGACCACTGCGTGGCTGATATGCCTGTGTGTTTCCTTGACTGTAATTTGGGGAAAGGCGACACACGGCGATGAACAAGACGACACCTACGAATTGATGCGGCTGTTTGTCGATACGTTTGAAGAGATCGACGAGAATTATGTGAAGGACATTGATCGCCGCGATCTGATTGAAGCGGCTGTTCAGGGAATGCTGGCTAAACTTGATCCCTATTCAAATTACATCAGCCCGGAAGACCTCTCCGCCTTTGAACAAGATGTCCAGCAGGAATTCGGCGGCATTGGTATTCAGGTCCACTTCGATCAGGATCATCGAGAAATCGTCGTCATGACTCCCCTGCCCGGCACCCCCGCCTACAAAGCTGGCGTTCGAGCAGGCGATCGTATTATCAGTATTGAAGGTCAAACTGTTGCGGAATTCGAAGTTGGCAAGGAACTCGCGACCGCGGTGAAACTCCTTAAAGGCCCAGCAGGCAAAAAAGTGACGATTACAGTTCGCCATGAAACGACCGATGACGATGGCACCGCAGAAGAGATTGCAGAAAATTCTGAAGAGTTGCCGGAAGATCAGAAAGTGGAAGTCAAAAGTACGATCGAAAAACTGGAAATCGAACGGGACGTCATCAAAGTGGCGACCGTAATGGGAGATCGTTACAACCCGGACGGCACCTGGAATTTCATGCTCGATGATGCCAGCAAAATTGGCTACATCCGCTTGTCACACTTCAGCCGAAACAGTACCAGCGAACTACTGGCCGCTTTGAAGCAGCTGGAAAAAGAAGGCATGAAAGGTCTGGTTCTGGATCTCCGCTGGAATCCAGGTGGACTGCTGACCTCTGCAACAGAAATTTCTGACTTGTTTATCGAGTCTGGAAAAATTGTCAGTACGAAAGGTCGCAACACTCAGGAACGAACATGGCGAGCCAAGAAACGTGGTACTTTCAGCGATTTTCCAATGGCAATCCTGATCAATCGTTTCAGTGCCTCTGCCAGCGAAATCGTCTCGGCTTGTCTGCAGGATCATGATCGGGCCATCATTGTCGGCGAACGGTCCTGGGGTAAAGGAAGCGTTCAAAATGTGATTGAACTCGAAGATGGTAACAGTGCACTCAAGTTGACGACTGCCAGTTATCATCGTCCCAGCGGTAAGAACATTCATCGCTTTCCAAAAGCCAAACCTGAAGACGAATGGGGTGTAATGCCCGACGAAGGTGAGAAAGTTGAGTTCACCACAAAGCAGATGATCGAATACCGCAAATTCCGCAGCGAGCGGGATGTGCTCAGCAACGAAGCTCCACCTGAAAGTGAATTCGTCGATACTCAGCTCGATAAAGCTCTCGAGTATGTACAATCCGCGATGTCTGGTGAGGTAAAAAAGCAGGAAGCCAAGGAAGAGACTGAGCAGGTCGAACCTGAAGAAGAGAGCAAAAAAGCGGCCTTTATTCCGCGAAGCTTCTTCGTGGTGCCTGCACAAACTGTGCTTTAA
- the fusA gene encoding elongation factor G gives MKNLDQVRNIGISAHIDSGKTTLTERILFYAGKTYKIGDVKDGGEGAVMDHMDLERERGITITSAATQVRWQDHVVNVIDTPGHVDFTVEVERSLRVLDGAILVLCSVGGVQSQSLTVDRQMKRYGIPRIAFINKLDRTGADPDSVCQQIEEKLGVIPVPLQIPIGVETNHKGVVDLLNMRAIYFFGDNGEEIKYEEIPAELKDKADAARAHMLEQLSLFDDELMEMLLEESEIPVSKIEDVIREATLSQSITPVMMGSAFKNKGVQVLLDGVIRYLPSPLDRQVKAIDVTAVEKAEKEERDNGTNEKVDPEKFKVPLSTSDDDPLVCMAFKTVMEQFGQLTYTRIYQGQIKKGESYINIRTGQKTRFGRIVRMHSNDREDVDVAGAGDIVAIVGVDCASGDTFCGDGANYSLENIYVPEAVIRLSIEPKSRDSADKLGKALERFRREDPTFHVMTDEETGQTIIAGMGQLHLDVYIERIKREYKCECIIGEPRVAYKETPSKAVEFNYKHKKQTGGSGQYAHIVGKIVPMAEGFEAPYEFHNEVTGGRIPKEYIPSVDAGFQRALEKGPLCECEVVGVDAYLSDGSYHDVDSSEMAFKIAGFDCMRTNLREKCDMALLEPIMTLDIEAPDEYQGSITGHISSKRGIVTSSSTKSMSCYILAEVPLAAMFDYANELRSMTQGKGGFSMEFARYARCPRNVQEEVVERRRKELEERRNNK, from the coding sequence ATGAAAAACCTCGACCAAGTACGGAACATTGGGATCTCCGCTCACATCGACTCTGGCAAAACCACGTTAACAGAACGAATTCTGTTTTACGCTGGAAAGACCTACAAAATTGGCGATGTGAAAGACGGTGGCGAAGGTGCCGTCATGGATCATATGGATCTCGAGCGCGAGCGTGGTATCACGATTACCTCAGCTGCAACACAGGTCCGCTGGCAGGATCACGTGGTTAACGTGATCGATACGCCGGGTCACGTCGATTTTACAGTCGAAGTGGAACGCTCACTCCGCGTTCTCGATGGTGCGATTCTGGTCCTCTGCTCAGTCGGTGGTGTGCAAAGTCAGTCATTGACGGTCGACCGTCAGATGAAACGCTACGGAATTCCTCGAATCGCGTTCATCAATAAACTCGACCGCACGGGAGCGGATCCGGATTCAGTCTGTCAACAGATTGAAGAAAAGCTCGGCGTAATTCCCGTGCCATTACAAATTCCAATTGGTGTCGAAACAAACCACAAGGGGGTTGTCGACCTGCTCAACATGCGGGCGATTTACTTCTTTGGTGATAACGGCGAAGAGATCAAGTACGAAGAAATTCCTGCGGAGTTGAAAGACAAAGCCGATGCCGCTCGTGCCCACATGCTCGAGCAGCTCTCTCTGTTTGACGATGAGTTGATGGAAATGCTGCTGGAAGAATCCGAAATTCCTGTCAGTAAAATTGAAGATGTCATCCGTGAAGCAACGCTTTCACAAAGCATCACTCCCGTGATGATGGGAAGTGCGTTCAAAAACAAAGGTGTTCAGGTTCTCCTGGATGGCGTGATTCGCTATCTTCCTTCGCCGCTCGACCGTCAAGTGAAAGCAATCGATGTCACGGCTGTCGAAAAAGCAGAAAAAGAAGAACGGGATAATGGAACGAATGAAAAAGTCGATCCTGAAAAATTCAAAGTTCCCCTCTCAACAAGTGATGACGATCCGCTCGTCTGCATGGCGTTTAAAACCGTTATGGAGCAGTTCGGTCAGTTGACTTATACCCGAATTTATCAGGGACAAATCAAAAAGGGCGAAAGCTACATCAATATTCGAACGGGTCAGAAAACCCGTTTCGGACGTATTGTCCGTATGCACTCAAACGACCGTGAAGATGTCGACGTTGCTGGAGCCGGCGACATTGTCGCTATCGTCGGTGTCGATTGTGCTTCCGGGGATACGTTCTGTGGAGATGGAGCGAACTACTCTCTGGAAAATATCTACGTTCCAGAAGCGGTGATTCGTCTGTCGATTGAACCGAAAAGCCGGGACAGTGCCGACAAACTCGGCAAAGCTCTCGAGCGTTTCCGCCGTGAAGATCCGACATTCCATGTGATGACCGATGAAGAAACCGGACAAACCATTATTGCCGGAATGGGTCAGTTGCACCTGGATGTTTATATCGAACGTATCAAACGCGAGTACAAATGCGAGTGTATCATTGGTGAACCTCGGGTGGCTTATAAAGAAACTCCGAGTAAAGCCGTCGAGTTCAATTACAAACATAAGAAGCAGACCGGTGGTTCCGGACAATACGCTCACATCGTGGGCAAGATTGTGCCGATGGCCGAAGGTTTTGAAGCTCCTTATGAATTCCATAACGAAGTGACCGGGGGACGTATTCCTAAAGAATACATTCCATCCGTCGACGCTGGTTTTCAGCGGGCTCTCGAAAAAGGTCCGTTGTGCGAATGTGAAGTTGTTGGAGTAGATGCTTATCTCTCTGATGGTTCTTATCACGATGTCGACTCGTCGGAAATGGCATTCAAAATTGCTGGCTTCGACTGCATGCGAACTAATCTGCGTGAGAAGTGCGATATGGCATTGCTCGAACCGATCATGACTCTGGATATCGAAGCTCCAGATGAATATCAGGGATCGATTACAGGTCATATTTCGAGTAAGCGTGGAATCGTGACATCATCTTCGACCAAGAGTATGTCCTGCTACATTCTGGCAGAAGTGCCTTTGGCAGCCATGTTCGACTACGCCAACGAACTCCGTTCGATGACACAGGGTAAAGGGGGCTTCAGCATGGAGTTCGCCCGATACGCCCGCTGTCCTCGCAATGTCCAGGAAGAAGTCGTCGAACGCCGCCGCAAAGAACTGGAAGAACGTCGGAATAACAAGTAA
- a CDS encoding ROK family protein, with translation MSDKNWIGFDLGGTKMLAAVFDENYKDLGRERKKTKGAQGPEAGLERVIKCIYDAIESSGVTLDSIAGIGIGCPGPIQPKKGILLQAPNLGWKNVPVAESLTKEFKKPVVVINDVDAGVYGEYLFGAGQGAESLLGVFPGTGIGGGFVQNGVILQGAKISCMEIGHIPTVPEGPIASAGLPGSLEAVASRLAMSALIAQASYRGQAPTVASSAGTDLANIRSGLLADALKKDSMVEDIMTRAVVQLGKSIAGFVHMLAPEKIVLGGGLVEAMPEFFSKKIKEGMKSWLLPAYQDVSEVVVAKLGDDAGIRGSAAWARKNFDNSENEKA, from the coding sequence GTGAGTGATAAGAATTGGATCGGTTTTGATCTCGGTGGCACCAAAATGCTGGCAGCCGTTTTCGATGAGAATTATAAAGACTTGGGACGCGAGCGAAAAAAAACCAAGGGAGCTCAGGGTCCGGAAGCAGGGTTGGAGCGTGTTATTAAGTGCATTTACGATGCAATAGAGAGTTCGGGTGTCACTCTCGATAGTATTGCGGGCATTGGGATTGGTTGTCCGGGGCCGATTCAGCCCAAAAAAGGAATTTTACTGCAAGCTCCCAATCTGGGATGGAAAAATGTCCCGGTTGCAGAAAGCCTAACTAAGGAATTCAAAAAACCAGTCGTCGTGATTAACGATGTCGATGCAGGAGTCTACGGAGAATATTTGTTTGGGGCTGGCCAAGGTGCTGAAAGTTTACTGGGTGTATTCCCGGGAACAGGAATTGGTGGCGGATTCGTACAGAATGGTGTGATTCTGCAGGGAGCGAAAATTTCCTGCATGGAAATCGGTCACATACCGACGGTTCCAGAAGGCCCAATCGCCTCTGCAGGCCTACCCGGTTCATTGGAAGCGGTTGCGAGCCGACTGGCGATGAGTGCATTAATCGCCCAGGCCTCTTATCGCGGACAGGCTCCCACTGTTGCCAGTTCCGCGGGAACCGACTTGGCCAATATTCGCAGTGGATTGCTGGCCGATGCTCTTAAGAAAGACTCGATGGTCGAGGATATTATGACGCGAGCGGTAGTCCAACTGGGGAAAAGCATTGCAGGATTTGTGCACATGCTAGCCCCTGAAAAAATCGTACTGGGTGGTGGACTTGTTGAAGCGATGCCGGAATTTTTCAGTAAGAAGATCAAAGAGGGTATGAAATCCTGGCTCCTGCCAGCCTATCAGGATGTGTCGGAGGTCGTGGTCGCAAAACTAGGTGACGATGCAGGCATTCGAGGTTCTGCTGCCTGGGCACGCAAGAATTTTGACAATTCGGAAAACGAAAAGGCTTGA
- a CDS encoding Ppx/GppA phosphatase family protein produces MSSPPAISSETSQSKKRRIAVIEIGTTSIRMAIAEGNEESRVQTLEKLVQTVAIGEDTYTVGRISRNTIETCVGVLKMYQEKLREYRLTDPQNIRVVATSAVREAENTLAFVDRVFIATGWSVNVLDVAELHRVIYQGIRVWRDQLPTLSQDRWVIAEVGGGNTEYLMLQHGEVEVANAVRLGSLRLSALLKTYDAPEGQWPVLLRKHAQRALSGTGIYAERTPAAKLLLLGGEMRLTAEKLLGVESTQEAALITLKDLESFTNRVLSMNVDELVREFHIPLPDAENLGPALVANTELAKELRVSKIHVLPATVRDGLLRELIDQDVWSDELVQQIIRSAIDVGRRFQFDESHAEHVARLSKSLFNQLAPLHGLDRRYELLLVLAALLHEIGLFIGTSAYHKHSMYLITNSELFGIGRKQLIIIGLITRYHRRTSPKSSHTGFINLERDDRVVVIKLAAILRVALALDGARNQRIHDFECTLTPKRLVITIPEISDLSMEQLAIRQIGNLFEETFGLPILLRGQPSLPMRKR; encoded by the coding sequence ATGTCGTCTCCTCCAGCAATCTCCAGTGAAACTTCGCAGTCGAAAAAACGTCGGATTGCGGTCATTGAAATTGGCACGACTTCCATTCGCATGGCTATTGCCGAAGGGAATGAAGAGAGTCGTGTTCAGACTCTGGAAAAGCTTGTCCAGACGGTGGCGATTGGAGAAGACACCTACACAGTCGGACGCATCTCCCGAAACACAATCGAAACATGCGTTGGCGTGTTGAAGATGTATCAGGAGAAGTTACGCGAATATCGACTGACGGATCCTCAGAACATTCGCGTTGTTGCCACGAGCGCTGTGCGGGAAGCGGAAAACACGCTGGCATTTGTTGACCGGGTTTTCATTGCGACGGGCTGGTCTGTCAATGTTCTCGATGTGGCAGAGCTTCATCGAGTCATATACCAGGGCATTCGGGTTTGGCGAGATCAACTTCCGACACTGTCCCAGGATCGCTGGGTGATCGCCGAAGTGGGTGGCGGCAATACCGAATACCTGATGCTTCAGCATGGCGAAGTAGAAGTGGCGAATGCCGTACGCCTGGGATCGCTCAGACTGAGTGCCTTACTAAAAACATACGATGCCCCGGAAGGTCAGTGGCCGGTCTTATTGCGGAAACATGCTCAACGGGCGTTGAGCGGAACCGGAATCTATGCCGAGCGAACGCCAGCTGCAAAACTGCTACTTCTGGGGGGTGAAATGCGGTTAACTGCGGAAAAGCTTCTCGGAGTGGAATCTACTCAGGAAGCCGCGTTAATCACCTTGAAAGACCTGGAGTCATTCACCAACCGGGTTCTATCGATGAATGTCGATGAATTGGTCCGGGAATTTCACATTCCACTTCCAGATGCGGAAAATCTCGGTCCGGCACTCGTTGCGAATACTGAACTGGCAAAAGAATTACGTGTTTCCAAAATCCATGTTCTGCCCGCCACTGTCCGTGACGGATTGTTGCGGGAATTGATTGATCAGGATGTCTGGTCGGATGAGTTGGTTCAGCAGATTATCCGTTCGGCCATTGATGTCGGACGACGCTTTCAGTTTGATGAATCTCATGCCGAACATGTCGCACGCTTATCGAAATCATTATTCAATCAACTCGCACCGCTCCATGGACTGGACCGACGATATGAATTGCTGCTCGTGCTGGCGGCTCTGCTTCATGAAATCGGGTTGTTCATTGGAACGAGTGCATATCACAAGCATTCGATGTATCTGATCACCAACTCCGAATTGTTTGGGATTGGTCGCAAACAATTGATAATAATTGGGCTGATCACTCGGTATCACCGGCGGACATCGCCAAAATCTTCCCATACAGGTTTTATCAATCTGGAACGGGATGATAGAGTCGTCGTTATTAAACTGGCAGCCATTTTGCGAGTTGCTTTGGCATTGGATGGAGCGAGAAATCAGCGGATTCACGATTTCGAATGCACGCTGACACCCAAACGGCTCGTGATAACCATTCCAGAAATATCCGACCTTTCCATGGAACAGCTGGCAATTCGTCAGATTGGAAATCTCTTCGAAGAAACCTTCGGTTTGCCAATCCTGTTACGTGGTCAGCCAAGTTTACCAATGAGAAAACGTTAG
- a CDS encoding sensor histidine kinase, with amino-acid sequence MNSKQETISIHPDDARMASLVEFCAAAGHEINNPLAVILGRVHLLLKDEHDPARRQSLETIAGQALRVRDMIGDVMVFADPPSPQPSRFVVHDEISKIIESQLAIARRQFGDEVPQIKFDCSEEIILEADRDQFLTVISELIRNTLHPSTAATSIQIEILEADDQCEIHVTDDGRGLTPEEMQHLFDPFYSGRQAGRGLGFGLSKAYRLAELHQATIEVIQIPETHGLQLVVIWPLAVGEPSQS; translated from the coding sequence GTGAACTCGAAGCAGGAAACGATCTCAATTCACCCTGACGATGCCCGCATGGCATCGCTCGTTGAATTCTGCGCTGCTGCCGGCCATGAAATCAACAATCCGCTCGCAGTGATTCTCGGTCGTGTCCATCTGCTGCTGAAAGATGAACATGATCCTGCTCGCAGACAATCACTCGAAACAATAGCCGGTCAGGCACTGCGCGTGCGGGATATGATTGGCGATGTCATGGTCTTCGCCGATCCTCCTTCTCCTCAACCAAGCCGATTTGTGGTTCATGACGAAATCTCAAAGATTATTGAATCTCAACTCGCTATTGCCCGGCGCCAATTTGGAGATGAAGTCCCGCAGATCAAATTTGATTGCAGTGAGGAAATCATTCTGGAAGCTGATCGGGATCAATTTCTAACGGTCATCTCAGAATTAATCCGAAACACACTGCATCCCTCAACGGCGGCGACTTCAATACAGATTGAAATCTTAGAGGCAGATGATCAATGTGAAATTCACGTCACCGACGATGGTCGTGGCTTAACCCCAGAAGAAATGCAGCATCTCTTCGATCCCTTTTACTCCGGACGACAAGCGGGCCGTGGACTAGGGTTTGGATTGAGCAAAGCGTATCGTCTAGCCGAATTGCATCAGGCGACTATTGAAGTGATACAGATCCCTGAAACTCATGGCCTTCAATTAGTCGTAATCTGGCCACTTGCTGTAGGCGAGCCAAGTCAGTCATGA
- a CDS encoding triphosphoribosyl-dephospho-CoA synthase, with the protein MTNDRTTQLIKWIETACLWEAEAPKAGNVHPQASFVDLTYNDFVRSARVTAFMLSRIDQRGISKSILDAVKTVKLQIGKNTNLGIVLLIAPLAAASQVGEIEHHITQFIDGLDVADSRLIFEAIRTAQPGGMGTTSEQDLSTEPTESVRQIMSLAADRDLIARQYSNNFADVLGFGRDRLKAWWERFPQDRNQAIVGLHLDWMATYPDSLIARKCGYEVAKESSIRAKQVLELNWPETAESCEEFAKLDDWLRDDGHQKNPGTSADLVAATLFAGLREGMISN; encoded by the coding sequence TTGACTAACGACCGCACCACTCAATTAATAAAATGGATTGAAACCGCTTGCCTCTGGGAAGCAGAAGCTCCTAAAGCGGGCAATGTTCATCCCCAGGCTTCTTTTGTCGATCTCACGTACAATGACTTCGTCCGCTCTGCTCGTGTGACTGCGTTTATGCTTTCACGAATCGATCAACGCGGGATTTCTAAATCGATTCTTGACGCGGTGAAAACTGTCAAACTGCAGATCGGCAAAAATACGAATCTCGGCATCGTGCTATTAATCGCTCCCCTCGCGGCAGCATCCCAAGTAGGGGAAATTGAACACCATATTACACAATTTATCGATGGGCTCGATGTCGCCGACAGTCGTTTGATTTTCGAAGCAATCCGCACCGCTCAACCGGGTGGAATGGGCACAACGTCTGAGCAGGATCTCTCGACGGAACCGACGGAATCCGTTCGGCAAATCATGTCGCTGGCTGCCGATCGTGATCTGATCGCTCGGCAATACTCTAATAATTTCGCCGATGTCCTCGGCTTTGGTCGTGACCGACTCAAGGCTTGGTGGGAGCGTTTTCCGCAGGATCGCAATCAGGCAATTGTCGGTTTGCATCTGGATTGGATGGCGACTTATCCCGACAGTCTAATCGCCCGCAAGTGTGGTTATGAAGTTGCTAAGGAATCGAGCATCCGAGCCAAACAGGTTCTTGAGTTGAACTGGCCGGAAACAGCTGAAAGTTGTGAGGAATTTGCGAAACTCGATGACTGGCTTCGTGATGATGGCCATCAAAAGAACCCCGGCACTTCTGCTGATCTCGTAGCGGCTACATTATTTGCCGGCTTGCGCGAAGGTATGATTTCCAACTGA
- the tsaD gene encoding tRNA (adenosine(37)-N6)-threonylcarbamoyltransferase complex transferase subunit TsaD: MPKLLLAIESTCDETAAAVIGRDLTILSSIVSSQSDLHEQYGGVVPEIAARAHVERILPVIESAMSEAGVNLTDLSAIAVATHPGLVGSLLVGVTAAKTLALILDLPLIAIDHVQAHLYACQMSSAKNVFPAVGLVVSGGHTNLYDCRDALEMPLLGSTIDDAAGEAFDKVAAILGLTYPGGPSIQKAADDGNADAFDFPKAFYHQSRLAFSFSGLKTAVLYEVKGQPGAHQQPPEMNSKRLADVAASFEKAVVDVIVRKCEQALKQLGYNSLCVGGGVAANRRLRHDLKSMCTERKTQLVIAPMEYCTDNAAMGAIAWESYDRQLFASLDIDVTPGLVRAQ; the protein is encoded by the coding sequence ATGCCCAAACTGCTTCTGGCGATTGAGTCGACGTGTGATGAGACTGCGGCTGCAGTTATCGGGCGTGACCTGACGATTCTGAGTTCGATTGTCTCTTCGCAAAGCGATCTGCACGAGCAATACGGCGGAGTTGTTCCTGAAATTGCAGCTCGCGCGCACGTCGAACGGATTCTGCCGGTCATCGAGAGTGCGATGAGTGAAGCGGGAGTAAATCTGACAGATCTCTCCGCGATTGCTGTCGCGACTCATCCCGGTTTAGTCGGCTCCTTGCTCGTGGGGGTGACAGCCGCAAAAACATTGGCTTTAATTCTCGATCTTCCGCTCATTGCGATCGATCATGTGCAAGCTCATCTGTATGCCTGCCAGATGTCCTCCGCGAAAAATGTCTTCCCGGCAGTCGGATTGGTTGTGAGTGGCGGGCATACCAATCTTTACGATTGCAGAGATGCTTTAGAGATGCCGCTGCTCGGTTCGACGATTGATGATGCCGCGGGAGAAGCGTTTGACAAAGTGGCAGCGATCTTAGGACTCACCTACCCGGGTGGACCTTCAATTCAAAAAGCCGCTGACGATGGAAATGCCGATGCGTTTGATTTTCCCAAAGCGTTTTATCATCAATCACGCCTAGCCTTCAGTTTCAGCGGACTCAAAACGGCTGTTCTCTACGAAGTGAAAGGTCAACCGGGAGCTCATCAACAACCGCCTGAAATGAACTCAAAACGACTGGCCGATGTGGCCGCCTCGTTTGAAAAAGCAGTGGTGGATGTGATTGTCAGGAAATGTGAACAGGCTCTAAAGCAACTGGGATACAACTCTTTGTGTGTCGGTGGAGGAGTCGCGGCGAATCGGCGATTACGGCACGACCTGAAAAGTATGTGCACCGAACGTAAAACTCAACTCGTCATTGCACCGATGGAATACTGCACCGACAACGCAGCCATGGGAGCGATTGCCTGGGAGAGTTATGATCGGCAGTTGTTTGCTTCACTTGATATTGATGTAACACCTGGTCTTGTGCGGGCACAATAA